The Halalkalicoccus sp. NIPERK01 genome window below encodes:
- a CDS encoding homing endonuclease associated repeat-containing protein — protein MIGDAPYTSDMDAVVEYSYNSYITKFGSWSAAFEAAGVPVLN, from the coding sequence GTGATCGGCGATGCACCATATACGAGTGATATGGATGCAGTAGTAGAATATTCATACAATTCTTATATCACCAAGTTTGGATCTTGGTCCGCAGCATTTGAAGCAGCAGGCGTGCCGGTTCTGAACTAG
- a CDS encoding HNH endonuclease has product MLVRASDAVRKCIDDESRYATASKIRERDGRIYQNCGKESNGRRLDGHHIIPIISGGCNAAPPLMTLCGGCHRTIESYTRTILNPILVDWSLEDLPEDRLSGAEYMRNVVGRPIGQSELTDFMTSG; this is encoded by the coding sequence GTGCTGGTAAGAGCATCTGATGCCGTTCGGAAGTGTATCGATGACGAGTCCCGGTATGCAACCGCCTCGAAAATTCGGGAAAGGGACGGCCGGATTTATCAGAATTGTGGGAAGGAGTCAAATGGTAGACGACTTGACGGGCACCACATAATCCCGATCATTTCAGGTGGCTGTAATGCTGCCCCACCGCTGATGACATTATGTGGCGGGTGTCACAGAACAATAGAGTCGTACACGCGAACGATTCTTAATCCAATTCTTGTGGATTGGTCGCTAGAGGATCTACCGGAAGATAGACTATCAGGTGCTGAATATATGCGTAACGTGGTGGGCAGACCAATCGGCCAATCAGAACTTACAGATTTCATGACGAGTGGCTAA
- a CDS encoding PKD domain-containing protein, whose protein sequence is MPLGKIAVKPPVSKCSTSIVTELQKPGSTVKIFADGNKIAEGVASYSAHETAVDENIELEPGQNITAIQEVNNEISPESDPVKVQKVDADNFSHLYFSEPVFECSECVGVFPIVAGGSVEVTGEDSDEPRGTGTASLQADYAHVDLNPATGDSEQLTARQTACGETSEGYKSNHSWTPPKYSENKVPRPSIEPAMGCDTFVRITDVLPGAYVTFERSEGDSIKSCWTVRQGDYFGIPELKEGETLRAYQEFNICELYSDSTEITVGETNPPTPYIEYDAGICVGAERVLISKVRTGCELTLFLDDEILGEYVIPPNTTVFPIPVPTLTEGTLSAKQKLCGVEGELSNEVIVAPNTSPLPSNPVIPETLYACSRYVYVEVPQGTFVEIWSEMADAAIGTGLAANSDGVQVEVTPLLIKGDKITARATACGEQKESQAKSVKEFTDVLSSPHIPECELEPYARSIPVTKFVPGAHIEIILNNQVRGAKFTSNADIGPSGPYTRVPISVPLEEFEHAVSAQQRICQHTMWSNVVTVPPGKPTANFKTEQEKIIAGENIQFYDLSGGEINKYKWDFGDSTTSTERNPTHTYQSPGQRKVSLKVKNNCHSDTKKRKITVYPEEPELPQVRKIIFRACYGGQHRLEVRYKKRQSPTEDWDLLPYTVFDEIPNAYSLDDYPFGCCDYNPWNDLVFELDHGYEYRILVLDYSNEDPLFPTKVWPPIQAEAEFLGNSSGTVREEKVKVGGIDDNVLPCQT, encoded by the coding sequence ATGCCATTAGGAAAAATCGCAGTGAAACCGCCTGTCTCGAAGTGTAGTACGAGCATCGTTACTGAACTACAAAAACCGGGCTCGACAGTAAAGATCTTCGCTGATGGGAATAAAATCGCTGAGGGTGTTGCCTCGTATTCGGCACATGAGACAGCAGTAGATGAAAATATTGAGCTAGAACCGGGTCAGAATATTACGGCAATTCAGGAGGTAAATAATGAGATAAGTCCGGAATCTGACCCCGTGAAAGTTCAAAAAGTAGACGCCGATAATTTTTCACATCTGTATTTCAGTGAACCAGTTTTCGAGTGCAGTGAATGTGTAGGGGTGTTTCCAATCGTAGCGGGCGGATCAGTCGAGGTCACGGGCGAAGATTCAGATGAGCCACGTGGCACAGGAACCGCGTCTCTTCAGGCGGATTATGCTCACGTTGATTTGAACCCAGCAACAGGGGATTCAGAACAGTTAACGGCTAGGCAAACCGCATGTGGCGAAACCAGCGAGGGTTATAAATCAAATCATTCTTGGACACCACCAAAATATTCCGAGAACAAGGTTCCGAGACCGTCTATCGAACCGGCGATGGGCTGCGATACGTTTGTTAGAATAACTGACGTTCTACCGGGTGCATATGTAACATTTGAACGAAGTGAAGGTGACTCTATCAAAAGTTGTTGGACAGTCAGGCAAGGGGATTATTTCGGCATTCCAGAACTCAAAGAGGGTGAAACACTCCGTGCATATCAAGAATTTAATATATGTGAGCTATATAGCGATTCTACGGAAATAACCGTTGGAGAAACTAATCCGCCGACACCCTATATTGAATACGATGCTGGAATTTGTGTGGGTGCAGAGAGAGTGCTGATTAGCAAGGTTCGTACTGGTTGCGAATTGACCCTCTTCCTCGATGACGAAATCCTCGGGGAATACGTGATCCCGCCAAATACCACTGTCTTTCCGATTCCTGTCCCGACACTGACTGAAGGAACGCTTTCAGCGAAACAAAAACTCTGTGGGGTTGAGGGCGAACTATCAAATGAAGTGATCGTAGCGCCGAATACCTCACCACTTCCCAGCAATCCAGTCATTCCGGAAACGTTGTACGCATGCTCTCGCTACGTATATGTCGAAGTTCCTCAGGGGACCTTTGTCGAAATTTGGTCTGAGATGGCTGATGCAGCTATTGGAACGGGCCTCGCAGCAAATTCGGATGGAGTGCAGGTAGAGGTAACTCCGCTCTTAATCAAGGGAGACAAAATTACGGCAAGAGCAACTGCTTGTGGCGAGCAGAAGGAATCTCAAGCGAAATCAGTCAAGGAGTTCACTGATGTTTTATCGAGTCCACATATCCCTGAATGTGAACTTGAGCCGTACGCACGAAGTATTCCCGTGACAAAATTCGTACCCGGCGCGCATATCGAAATTATCCTTAACAATCAGGTCAGGGGTGCGAAATTCACGTCGAACGCAGATATAGGACCCTCTGGTCCCTATACTAGAGTTCCCATTTCTGTACCTCTAGAGGAATTCGAGCACGCAGTTTCTGCACAACAACGTATCTGCCAGCACACGATGTGGAGTAACGTCGTAACAGTTCCTCCGGGAAAGCCGACGGCTAACTTTAAAACAGAACAAGAAAAAATCATAGCCGGTGAAAACATTCAATTCTACGACTTGTCTGGCGGAGAAATAAATAAATATAAATGGGATTTTGGAGATTCAACGACCTCAACTGAAAGGAATCCGACGCACACATACCAATCACCAGGCCAAAGAAAAGTGTCGCTGAAAGTCAAAAACAATTGTCACTCGGATACGAAAAAGCGCAAAATAACGGTATACCCAGAGGAACCCGAACTACCGCAAGTTAGAAAAATTATATTTAGGGCCTGTTATGGTGGTCAACACCGATTGGAAGTGAGGTATAAGAAGCGACAGTCACCCACCGAAGATTGGGATCTTCTTCCATACACCGTCTTTGATGAGATTCCTAATGCCTATTCTTTAGATGACTACCCATTCGGATGTTGCGACTACAATCCGTGGAACGATTTAGTATTTGAACTTGACCACGGATACGAATACCGAATTCTAGTACTGGATTATAGTAATGAAGACCCACTCTTCCCTACCAAAGTTTGGCCTCCTATTCAAGCTGAGGCCGAATTCTTGGGTAATTCTTCAGGTACTGTACGAGAAGAGAAAGTAAAAGTTGGAGGTATTGATGATAATGTTCTACCCTGCCAAACCTAA